One genomic segment of Syngnathus typhle isolate RoL2023-S1 ecotype Sweden linkage group LG8, RoL_Styp_1.0, whole genome shotgun sequence includes these proteins:
- the wu:fj16a03 gene encoding uncharacterized protein wu:fj16a03, with amino-acid sequence MKLLLLLLLLLPVCSEQFSIDCYGRDPLAMVPHILNCNSADEPQACYERDNGEKGCVTHDKCSLPGWTCCYSSLCNH; translated from the exons ATGAAGCTACTGCTcttgctcctgctgctgctgcccgtCTGCTCAG AGCAGTTTAGCATCGACTGTTACGGACGAGACCCGCTGGCGATGGTGCCGCACATCCTGAACTGCAACAGCGCAGATGAGCCGCAGGCGTGCTACGAAAGAG ATAACGGCGAGAAAGGCTGCGTCACGCACGACAAGTGCTCTCTGCCCGGCTGGACCTGTTGCTACTCCTCTCTCTGCAACCACTGA